The following coding sequences lie in one Candidatus Nitrospira allomarina genomic window:
- a CDS encoding hybrid sensor histidine kinase/response regulator, translated as MRSSGTPSPSHSFIELRRQQVHQLFSLVPMAILASIINCGLVAFILMDVIPTKIVSGWIIGIVGINVLWSGLVLAYRRASKPLVHPRTWLAWFVAGNGASGLIWGMAGIALYPPSSPSHQMFLALVLGGMAAGSTAVHAAYFPAFLAYSLPTTLPLTYQFFAQGDPTHQSVGIMGFTFLAVITVTAYRNFFMVKNTLTLEKENFQLIHQLEQAHSQAETLNRSLSQEIQTRIDIEKELLHHKDHLESLVEIRTADLQKSEARYRMVVERISDVIWVMDLEGSRFSYISPSLERLLGYSGYALDTLSPETILTPASMVTLREAIQQERAHYQSRTYKPNQSFLLILEHQHHNGSSVWAEVRGSLLFDKNNLPIGITGVTRDVTERKKIEEEKQRLETQLLRSQKLESVGNLAGGIAHDFNNFLTTILGNITLTKQILPFSKERQSYLERAERAALHAKHLTHQLLTFSKGGDPIKQPVALSELIKESSNLALSGSSLICHTWADPNLWIVEADPGQINQVMQNLLMNAIQAMPHGGSITIRAENIQLSDPDVRSPLPLSAGPYVKVTITDEGIGIAEDHLPKIFEPYFTTKSAGQGLGLASTYAIIKKHAGHVTVDSRVGGGTTFTLYFPASPKATSSPKSLNLGIRRGQGKILVMDDEESIRVMAREMLSHCGYEVMIAKDGEEAVALYQQAMETQAPFLLVILDLTVPGKLGGMGTLARLQKLDPQVKALVSSGYSNDPIMANYASHGFDGVITKPYSLIELSNMVHQRLWRQSPLATGQTPSDPPGRMSSISSPPH; from the coding sequence ATGAGATCCTCAGGAACCCCTTCCCCTTCTCACTCCTTTATCGAACTTCGTCGTCAACAGGTTCATCAACTGTTTTCCTTAGTCCCGATGGCCATTCTGGCCTCCATCATTAATTGTGGACTGGTCGCATTTATTCTCATGGATGTCATTCCGACCAAGATCGTGTCGGGATGGATCATCGGTATTGTGGGGATTAACGTTCTCTGGTCGGGTTTGGTCCTGGCCTATCGCCGCGCATCAAAACCCCTGGTCCATCCACGTACATGGTTGGCCTGGTTTGTTGCCGGCAATGGTGCCTCCGGACTGATCTGGGGCATGGCGGGCATTGCACTATATCCCCCTTCTTCACCAAGCCACCAAATGTTTTTAGCCTTGGTGCTGGGAGGAATGGCGGCGGGCTCAACTGCCGTTCATGCCGCCTATTTCCCTGCTTTTTTGGCCTACAGTCTTCCCACGACCTTGCCTCTCACCTATCAATTTTTCGCGCAGGGTGACCCTACACACCAATCCGTGGGGATCATGGGTTTCACGTTTCTCGCTGTGATTACGGTCACCGCCTACCGGAATTTTTTCATGGTAAAAAATACTCTCACCTTGGAAAAAGAGAATTTTCAATTAATCCACCAATTGGAACAGGCCCACTCTCAGGCCGAAACGCTCAATCGATCATTAAGTCAGGAAATCCAAACCCGCATAGACATCGAAAAGGAACTTCTTCATCACAAAGACCATCTTGAATCGCTTGTGGAGATTCGGACTGCCGATTTACAAAAATCCGAAGCCCGGTATCGAATGGTGGTCGAAAGGATATCCGATGTCATTTGGGTCATGGACCTGGAGGGATCAAGGTTTTCCTACATCAGCCCCTCTCTGGAACGGTTGTTGGGATATTCAGGATATGCGCTTGACACGCTTTCGCCAGAGACCATTCTGACACCGGCTTCCATGGTCACTCTGAGGGAGGCCATTCAACAAGAACGCGCTCATTACCAATCCCGTACTTATAAACCAAATCAGTCGTTTTTGTTAATCTTGGAACACCAACATCACAATGGATCCTCAGTCTGGGCGGAAGTGCGGGGAAGCCTCCTGTTCGACAAAAACAATCTCCCCATTGGCATTACGGGAGTCACAAGAGATGTGACAGAACGCAAAAAAATTGAAGAGGAAAAACAGCGCCTGGAAACCCAATTGCTTCGTTCCCAAAAATTGGAATCGGTGGGAAATCTCGCCGGGGGCATCGCCCATGATTTCAACAATTTCCTGACGACGATCCTGGGAAATATTACTCTGACCAAGCAAATCCTGCCTTTTTCCAAGGAACGCCAATCCTACTTGGAACGAGCTGAACGTGCGGCTCTCCATGCCAAACACCTGACGCACCAATTACTCACCTTCTCGAAGGGCGGCGATCCCATTAAACAACCGGTGGCCTTATCCGAGTTAATCAAGGAATCTTCCAACCTGGCTCTTTCCGGCTCATCGCTTATTTGCCACACATGGGCTGATCCAAACCTATGGATCGTGGAAGCCGACCCGGGGCAAATCAATCAGGTGATGCAAAATCTCCTCATGAATGCCATCCAGGCGATGCCCCATGGAGGATCAATCACCATTCGCGCCGAAAACATCCAATTGTCCGATCCGGACGTCAGAAGTCCTCTGCCTCTCTCTGCCGGCCCGTATGTGAAAGTCACCATCACCGACGAGGGGATCGGGATCGCCGAAGATCATTTGCCAAAAATTTTTGAGCCATACTTTACGACAAAGTCGGCGGGACAGGGATTGGGCTTGGCTTCCACCTATGCCATTATTAAAAAACATGCCGGTCATGTGACCGTGGACTCCCGGGTCGGGGGAGGCACTACCTTCACACTCTACTTTCCTGCCTCTCCGAAGGCCACCTCATCACCCAAATCCTTGAACCTTGGCATTCGGCGGGGACAAGGAAAAATTTTAGTCATGGATGATGAAGAATCTATTCGAGTCATGGCACGAGAAATGTTATCGCATTGTGGATACGAAGTGATGATAGCAAAGGATGGAGAGGAAGCGGTGGCCCTCTATCAACAAGCCATGGAGACTCAGGCGCCTTTTCTCTTAGTGATCTTAGACTTAACGGTGCCGGGAAAACTTGGCGGTATGGGAACCTTGGCACGGTTGCAAAAACTTGACCCACAGGTCAAGGCACTTGTCTCCAGCGGATATTCAAATGATCCAATCATGGCCAATTATGCCTCCCATGGATTTGACGGAGTGATTACCAAGCCCTATTCGCTGATCGAACTGAGCAACATGGTTCACCAAAGACTCTGGCGTCAGTCTCCCCTCGCAACCGGACAAACCCCTTCCGACCCACCAGGGCGGATGTCCTCTATCTCCTCTCCCCCTCATTAA
- a CDS encoding glycerate kinase type-2 family protein — translation MSLSHLKKTRVIVQQANPAAKRILKSLIDAGLEACDPALAIANTLHLTKNRLQVHRLHYNLTRYGRIVCVGAGKASARMAVALEQMLGDRLEGGMVIVPDGHDAPCDKIRMYEAAHPRPDRRGVKATKQLLALTQSLSQQDLLIVLLSGGASSLLCAPSLGLTLAAKRRTTQLLLRSGATIHEINVVRKHMSAIKGGQLAQSTPATTLTLIMSDVLGDDLSTIGSGPTVTDPSTFQDAIDILQLYLIWRKVPESVQRHLQRARSKPIPAPLKATRQQALRNRHIVLANNRQALEGVAKTAKRLGLKPFILPYPLQGEAKEIGSILGGLARDLVEFGNPVHPPACLIAGGEPTVIVNGKGRGGRAQECVLAAARELAGLTNVFVAGFGTDGTDGPTDAAGAVVDGKTVQRAKKQGLSIEHALHEHDSYTFFQQIRGHIMTGPTGTNVNDIYLIVAM, via the coding sequence ATGTCATTATCACACCTTAAAAAAACACGCGTCATCGTCCAACAGGCCAATCCGGCCGCAAAACGAATATTGAAATCCCTTATTGATGCCGGCCTGGAGGCGTGCGATCCTGCTCTCGCCATCGCAAATACCCTCCATCTCACCAAGAACCGACTTCAGGTTCATCGTCTCCACTACAATCTGACCCGCTATGGTCGCATCGTTTGCGTCGGAGCGGGAAAAGCCTCCGCACGGATGGCGGTAGCCCTGGAACAGATGCTCGGAGATCGGCTTGAAGGCGGAATGGTCATTGTCCCGGATGGACATGATGCCCCCTGCGACAAGATTCGCATGTATGAAGCCGCACATCCGAGGCCGGACAGACGAGGGGTAAAAGCCACGAAACAACTCCTGGCCCTGACTCAATCGCTTTCTCAACAAGACTTGTTGATTGTTCTCCTTTCAGGGGGAGCTTCAAGCCTGCTCTGCGCGCCATCACTCGGCCTCACCTTAGCTGCCAAACGACGGACCACCCAGTTACTCCTGCGATCCGGAGCCACCATTCATGAGATAAATGTCGTCCGAAAACATATGTCCGCCATCAAAGGCGGACAATTAGCCCAATCCACCCCGGCGACTACCCTGACCTTAATCATGTCCGATGTTTTAGGAGATGACCTCTCCACCATCGGATCCGGCCCGACGGTCACAGATCCCTCCACGTTTCAGGATGCCATAGACATTCTTCAACTGTATTTGATTTGGCGCAAAGTGCCTGAGTCCGTACAACGCCACTTACAACGAGCACGTTCCAAGCCAATTCCCGCACCATTGAAGGCAACCAGACAACAGGCCTTACGAAATCGGCATATTGTTCTTGCCAACAACCGTCAGGCCCTCGAAGGCGTGGCCAAAACTGCCAAGCGGTTAGGACTCAAACCCTTCATTCTCCCCTACCCCTTGCAAGGGGAAGCAAAGGAAATCGGCAGCATCCTGGGAGGTTTAGCCAGGGACCTCGTCGAATTCGGCAACCCGGTTCATCCACCAGCCTGTCTCATCGCCGGAGGAGAACCGACGGTCATCGTGAACGGAAAAGGCCGGGGTGGGCGGGCACAGGAATGCGTCCTGGCCGCAGCCCGGGAATTGGCTGGACTCACGAATGTATTTGTGGCAGGGTTTGGCACGGACGGGACCGATGGACCAACCGATGCGGCCGGTGCGGTCGTCGATGGGAAGACGGTTCAGCGGGCCAAGAAGCAAGGGCTCTCCATTGAGCACGCATTACATGAACATGACAGCTATACCTTCTTCCAACAGATCCGCGGCCACATCATGACCGGCCCGACCGGCACGAACGTGAACGACATTTATCTGATCGTCGCCATGTAA
- a CDS encoding MazG nucleotide pyrophosphohydrolase domain-containing protein — translation MNDAQRMVQEFHKQFEIYVSPTPSIPDEPTQILRKRLIQEEFDELQEAMQEKDLPSIAKELADLLYVVYGTAVSLGIDMEPVFQEVHRSNMSKVGGHKREDGKWVKPPTYSPAKIDDLLATQMDAGESH, via the coding sequence TTGAACGACGCCCAACGCATGGTCCAAGAATTCCACAAGCAATTCGAGATCTACGTGTCTCCTACTCCCTCTATCCCGGATGAACCGACCCAAATCCTTCGGAAACGTCTCATCCAGGAAGAATTTGATGAACTTCAGGAAGCCATGCAGGAAAAGGACCTACCGTCTATTGCGAAAGAACTTGCTGATTTATTGTATGTCGTCTATGGCACCGCCGTTTCCCTTGGCATTGACATGGAACCGGTCTTTCAGGAAGTCCATCGGTCGAACATGAGTAAAGTCGGCGGACACAAACGGGAAGACGGCAAATGGGTCAAACCCCCAACCTACTCCCCGGCCAAAATTGATGATCTGTTAGCCACACAAATGGATGCCGGTGAATCCCATTAA
- a CDS encoding LemA family protein yields MKRIFRSSVLGLLALTMFLSGCGYNDLQGLDEETNAAWSEVLNQYQRRADLIPNLVATVKGYAAHEKETLEGVTQARAQAAGMNLTPEALKDPSLFQKFQEAQQGLSSALSRLMVVVEKYPDLKANENFRDLQSQLEGTENRITVARKRYIDKVAEFNKGVRFFPTNLTAKYLLGLEVKPSFTVADEKAVSTPPEVKF; encoded by the coding sequence ATGAAAAGAATTTTCAGGAGCTCTGTGCTTGGATTGCTCGCCTTGACCATGTTCCTGAGCGGATGCGGCTATAACGACCTCCAGGGGCTAGACGAAGAAACCAATGCCGCCTGGAGCGAGGTTTTGAATCAATACCAGCGCCGGGCCGATTTAATCCCGAATCTTGTGGCGACAGTTAAAGGATATGCGGCTCACGAAAAGGAAACCCTAGAAGGGGTAACACAGGCGCGCGCTCAAGCCGCGGGTATGAACCTGACACCGGAAGCCTTAAAAGACCCCAGTCTGTTTCAAAAATTTCAGGAAGCCCAACAAGGTCTCTCATCGGCCCTTTCTCGCCTGATGGTGGTCGTGGAGAAATATCCTGATCTGAAAGCCAACGAAAATTTTCGTGATCTCCAAAGCCAACTGGAAGGCACGGAAAATCGCATCACGGTTGCCCGCAAGCGCTATATCGACAAGGTCGCGGAATTCAACAAGGGCGTTCGATTTTTCCCGACCAATCTGACCGCCAAATACCTCCTGGGACTTGAGGTAAAGCCAAGCTTTACCGTCGCTGATGAAAAGGCCGTGTCGACGCCTCCTGAGGTGAAGTTCTAA